Proteins from a genomic interval of Crassostrea angulata isolate pt1a10 chromosome 7, ASM2561291v2, whole genome shotgun sequence:
- the LOC128191725 gene encoding anoctamin-4-like isoform X3, protein MKKSNGGSMTLVSMSADNSQDESDGEPSFSTFTAVASTVKFRNLRNRHLKRNPQVKAFERRYTELGPALIPEQKRIDYVLVHRNKFSNEYKDDESKREELSRKEAKRERFESALKKEGFDIQKEVIGDNVFVKLHCPFKRLCAEAEMVKMEMPLHGCINYPEERRNCFWRFIEKYFETDNEMDFVSAPFMMDRINLYEGYEDPTHFFRPAIRSMLVDHILLNIDIRSKDERKDKGSVKRPKEKIESSSCCCLPCVDSKEKDNSGDTKINDTKNDEKLVIGKDEAVDEKIYIPGKIHSLPYLLMKGVYSDSFILHEESECKDDESILKDKYFSEANVDLEENKPKEELETDPRKSLNDTWTVFYKFQPLWKIRNYFGEMIALYFAWVGEMTTSLWIPMLLGFAIFLYGLKVSVEANESKFDIPSNISDSDRLKYEVEALLTTFRSSFDNDVTPYFALIICIWGTMFLERWKRRNAQLAYEWDVDNFEHNEPDRPQFYGLKVKKDPVTQEPNWFYPFKRQILKFTVSVSTLLFMMLIVLVSVVGVIVYRLVTTLEYCPGKSAIQCLITSTLLSAVLNAVSILLLGKLYEILAFKLTEWENHRTQTLYDDALVTKMFAFQFVNSYASCFYIAFFRGRFDVFGYSDECVGDSGTCMSQLSFQVLILMIIRPFPRIAKDLIIPLIRKLWRSRPNWCCRINACPCDCCNKINRISTEEAKDVFEANKRLLSNFLERERLKHPLGDFTLNEYTEKVIQYGFLMLFAASFPLAPLMAILLNLIDIRIDAKRMLWSNRRPIAYIRQDIGKWFGILNFVNTVGVITNGFLIGFTSTWASSFDLSSKLWIVLGFEHIVFVLKFLIAYLIPDVPRDVQLSIRREKYQVAKILEDAKYSEAINYGELVPKHKKKRKHRSSNYDTFVQLDESVGKPKEDLKDTAIPEENVFKETESAPQEKSDFNRSSSEESVKEQWYVVKRDISTPKVASARTGGDLSISGVDPKLKNGGSADSIV, encoded by the exons ATGAAGAAATCAAACGGGGGGTCCATGACCCTGGTCAGTATGTCAGCTGACAACAGCCAGGATGAATCCGATGGAGAACCTTCATTTAGTACCTTCACAGCTGTTGCTTCCACCGTCAAGTTCCGCAACCTACGAAATCGTCATCTTAAACGAAATCCGCAGGTCAAAGCCTTTGAACGGCGGTACACAGAATTAGGACCTGCTCTGATTCCTGAACAGAAGCGGATAGACTATGTGCTGGTTCACAGAAATAAGTTCTCAAACGAGTATAAAGATGACGAGAGTAAGAGGGAGGAATTGAGTAGGAAAGAGGCCAAGAGAGAAAGGTTTGAATCTGCTCTGAAGAAGGAGGGATTCGACATTCAGAAGGAAGTCATTGGTGATAATGTGTTTGTCAAATTGCACTGTCCTTTCAAACGCTTATGTGCAGAGGCTGAAATGGTTAAAATGGAAATGCCATTACATGGG TGTATCAATTACCCTGAGGAGCGTCGGAACTGTTTTTGGAGATTTATCGAAAAATACTTTGAAACAGACAATGAAA tGGACTTTGTAAGTGCTCCCTTCATGATGGACAGAATTAACTTGTATGAAGGATATGAAGACCCCACTCATTTCTTTAGACCAGCTATCCGATCAATGCTG GTGGACCACATACTGTTAAATATCGACATAAGGAGTAAAGATGAGAGGAAGGATAAAGGCAGTGTTAAGAGACCTAAAG aaaaaatagagTCAAGTAGCTGTTGTTGCCTTCCTTGTGTAGACTCGAAGGAAAAGGACAATTCTGGGGACACAAAGATAA ATGATACAAAGAATGATGAAAAATTAG ttATTGGCAAAGACGAAGCAGTTGATGAAAAAATCTACATCCCTGGGAAAATTCATA GCTTACCATATTTGCTAATGAAGGGTGTATACTCGGATTCCTTCATCCTCCATGAGGAGTCTGAGTGCAAAGACGATGAGTCTATCCTCAAGGACAAATACTTCAGCGAGGCAAATGTAGATTTGGAGGAGAACAAGCCCAAGGAAGAGTTGGAGACAGACCCCCGGAAAAGTCTCAATGATACCTGGACCGTCTTCTATAAGTTCCAGCCACTGTGGAAGATCCGGAACTATTTTGGAGAGATGATTGCCCTGTACTTTGCCTGGGTAGGAGAAATGACCACCAGCTTATGGATCCCAATGTTGTTAGGATTTGCGATATTTTTGTATGGTTTGAAAGTGAG CGTTGAAGCAAATGAATCCAAGTTTGATATTCCATCCAATATTTCAGACTCAGATAG GCTAAAATATGAAGTTGAAGCTCTTTTGACCACCTTTCGGAGTTCTTTTGACAATGATGTCACTCCATATTTTGCCCTGATCATCTGTATATGGG GAACCATGTTTTTGGAGCGATGGAAAAGGAGGAACGCTCAACTGGCTTATGAATGGGATGTGGACAACTTTGAGCATAACGAGCCTGATCGACCCCAGTTTTATGGGTTAAAGGTCAAAAAGGACCCCGTCACTCAGGAACCCAATTGGTTTTATCCATTCAAAAGGCAGATTCTGAAGTTCACCGTCTCAGTTTCTACACTGTTATTTATG ATGCTGATTGTCCTGGTGAGTGTGGTGGGAGTTATTGTGTACCGTCTAGTCACCACCCTCGAGTACTGTCCGGGGAAGAGCGCCATCCAATGTCTGATCACCTCCACTCTCCTGTCTGCCGTTCTCAATGCAGTCTCCATCCTCCTCCTGGGAAAG CTTTATGAAATACTTGCATTCAAACTGACAGAGTGGG AGAACCACAGGACCCAGACCCTCTATGACGACGCTCTGGTCACCAAAATGTTTGCTTTCCAGTTTGTCAACAGTTATGCTTCCTGTTTCTACATTGCATTCTTCAGAGGG CGCTTTGATGTATTTGGTTACTCTGATGAATGCGTGGGGGACTCAGGAACATGCATGTCCCAGCTGTCTTTCCAAGTCCTTATTTTGATGATCATCAGACCGTTCCCTAGAATTGCCAAAGATCTCATCATACC ACTGATAAGGAAGCTATGGAGAAGTCGACCTAATTGGTGCTGTCGTATAAATGCCTGTCCTTGTGATTGCTGTAATAAAATCAATCGCATCAGCACAGAAGAAGCCAAAGATGTGTTTGAAGCAAACAAGAGGCTGTTGTCCAACTTCTTGGAGCGGGAACGATTGAAGCATCCACTCGGTGACTTCACACTGaatgaatatacagaaaaagtCATCCAGTATGGGTTTCTAATG CTGTTTGCGGCCTCTTTCCCATTGGCCCCCTTGATGGCAATCCTGTTGAACCTGATTGATATACGAATTGATGCTAAGAGAATGCTTTGGAGCAATAGACGCCCTATTGCATATATTCGGCAGGACATAG GCAAGTGGTTTGGTATTCTGAACTTTGTGAACACTGTTGGGGTGATCACCAATGGATTCCTGATAGGTTTTACATCCACCTGGGCCTCTTCCTTTGACCTATCATCCAAACTCTGGATTGTTCTGGGATTTGAg CATATTGTATTTGTTCTGAAGTTTCTCATCGCTTACCTAATTCCTGATGTTCCTAGAGATGTTCAACTTTCAATACGTCGA GAGAAATATCAAGTTGCCAAAATACTAGAGGATGCCAAATACAGCGAAGCTATTAACTATGGGGAATTGGTTCCCAAGCATAAGAAGAAAAG AAAGCACCGATCTTCCAATTATGACACCTTTGTCCAGTTGGATGAAAGTGTTGGGAAACCTAAAGAGGATCTTAAGGATACTGCAATACCAGAGGAAAATGtgttcaaagagacagagtctGCCCCGCAGGAGAAGTCCGATTTCAATCGATCATCATC GGAGGAATCTGTGAAGGAGCAATGGTATGTTGTTAAGAGAGACATAAGCACTCCAAAAGTCGCCAG
- the LOC128191725 gene encoding anoctamin-5-like isoform X1 → MKKSNGGSMTLVSMSADNSQDESDGEPSFSTFTAVASTVKFRNLRNRHLKRNPQVKAFERRYTELGPALIPEQKRIDYVLVHRNKFSNEYKDDESKREELSRKEAKRERFESALKKEGFDIQKEVIGDNVFVKLHCPFKRLCAEAEMVKMEMPLHGCINYPEERRNCFWRFIEKYFETDNEMDFVSAPFMMDRINLYEGYEDPTHFFRPAIRSMLVDHILLNIDIRSKDERKDKGSVKRPKEKIESSSCCCLPCVDSKEKDNSGDTKINDTKNDEKLDDDNDDEFDDIETYVIGKDEAVDEKIYIPGKIHSLPYLLMKGVYSDSFILHEESECKDDESILKDKYFSEANVDLEENKPKEELETDPRKSLNDTWTVFYKFQPLWKIRNYFGEMIALYFAWVGEMTTSLWIPMLLGFAIFLYGLKVSVEANESKFDIPSNISDSDRLKYEVEALLTTFRSSFDNDVTPYFALIICIWGTMFLERWKRRNAQLAYEWDVDNFEHNEPDRPQFYGLKVKKDPVTQEPNWFYPFKRQILKFTVSVSTLLFMMLIVLVSVVGVIVYRLVTTLEYCPGKSAIQCLITSTLLSAVLNAVSILLLGKLYEILAFKLTEWENHRTQTLYDDALVTKMFAFQFVNSYASCFYIAFFRGRFDVFGYSDECVGDSGTCMSQLSFQVLILMIIRPFPRIAKDLIIPLIRKLWRSRPNWCCRINACPCDCCNKINRISTEEAKDVFEANKRLLSNFLERERLKHPLGDFTLNEYTEKVIQYGFLMLFAASFPLAPLMAILLNLIDIRIDAKRMLWSNRRPIAYIRQDIGKWFGILNFVNTVGVITNGFLIGFTSTWASSFDLSSKLWIVLGFEHIVFVLKFLIAYLIPDVPRDVQLSIRREKYQVAKILEDAKYSEAINYGELVPKHKKKRKHRSSNYDTFVQLDESVGKPKEDLKDTAIPEENVFKETESAPQEKSDFNRSSSEESVKEQWYVVKRDISTPKVASARTGGDLSISGVDPKLKNGGSADSIV, encoded by the exons ATGAAGAAATCAAACGGGGGGTCCATGACCCTGGTCAGTATGTCAGCTGACAACAGCCAGGATGAATCCGATGGAGAACCTTCATTTAGTACCTTCACAGCTGTTGCTTCCACCGTCAAGTTCCGCAACCTACGAAATCGTCATCTTAAACGAAATCCGCAGGTCAAAGCCTTTGAACGGCGGTACACAGAATTAGGACCTGCTCTGATTCCTGAACAGAAGCGGATAGACTATGTGCTGGTTCACAGAAATAAGTTCTCAAACGAGTATAAAGATGACGAGAGTAAGAGGGAGGAATTGAGTAGGAAAGAGGCCAAGAGAGAAAGGTTTGAATCTGCTCTGAAGAAGGAGGGATTCGACATTCAGAAGGAAGTCATTGGTGATAATGTGTTTGTCAAATTGCACTGTCCTTTCAAACGCTTATGTGCAGAGGCTGAAATGGTTAAAATGGAAATGCCATTACATGGG TGTATCAATTACCCTGAGGAGCGTCGGAACTGTTTTTGGAGATTTATCGAAAAATACTTTGAAACAGACAATGAAA tGGACTTTGTAAGTGCTCCCTTCATGATGGACAGAATTAACTTGTATGAAGGATATGAAGACCCCACTCATTTCTTTAGACCAGCTATCCGATCAATGCTG GTGGACCACATACTGTTAAATATCGACATAAGGAGTAAAGATGAGAGGAAGGATAAAGGCAGTGTTAAGAGACCTAAAG aaaaaatagagTCAAGTAGCTGTTGTTGCCTTCCTTGTGTAGACTCGAAGGAAAAGGACAATTCTGGGGACACAAAGATAA ATGATACAAAGAATGATGAAAAATTAG atgatgataatgatgatgaattTGATGATATTGAGACCTATG ttATTGGCAAAGACGAAGCAGTTGATGAAAAAATCTACATCCCTGGGAAAATTCATA GCTTACCATATTTGCTAATGAAGGGTGTATACTCGGATTCCTTCATCCTCCATGAGGAGTCTGAGTGCAAAGACGATGAGTCTATCCTCAAGGACAAATACTTCAGCGAGGCAAATGTAGATTTGGAGGAGAACAAGCCCAAGGAAGAGTTGGAGACAGACCCCCGGAAAAGTCTCAATGATACCTGGACCGTCTTCTATAAGTTCCAGCCACTGTGGAAGATCCGGAACTATTTTGGAGAGATGATTGCCCTGTACTTTGCCTGGGTAGGAGAAATGACCACCAGCTTATGGATCCCAATGTTGTTAGGATTTGCGATATTTTTGTATGGTTTGAAAGTGAG CGTTGAAGCAAATGAATCCAAGTTTGATATTCCATCCAATATTTCAGACTCAGATAG GCTAAAATATGAAGTTGAAGCTCTTTTGACCACCTTTCGGAGTTCTTTTGACAATGATGTCACTCCATATTTTGCCCTGATCATCTGTATATGGG GAACCATGTTTTTGGAGCGATGGAAAAGGAGGAACGCTCAACTGGCTTATGAATGGGATGTGGACAACTTTGAGCATAACGAGCCTGATCGACCCCAGTTTTATGGGTTAAAGGTCAAAAAGGACCCCGTCACTCAGGAACCCAATTGGTTTTATCCATTCAAAAGGCAGATTCTGAAGTTCACCGTCTCAGTTTCTACACTGTTATTTATG ATGCTGATTGTCCTGGTGAGTGTGGTGGGAGTTATTGTGTACCGTCTAGTCACCACCCTCGAGTACTGTCCGGGGAAGAGCGCCATCCAATGTCTGATCACCTCCACTCTCCTGTCTGCCGTTCTCAATGCAGTCTCCATCCTCCTCCTGGGAAAG CTTTATGAAATACTTGCATTCAAACTGACAGAGTGGG AGAACCACAGGACCCAGACCCTCTATGACGACGCTCTGGTCACCAAAATGTTTGCTTTCCAGTTTGTCAACAGTTATGCTTCCTGTTTCTACATTGCATTCTTCAGAGGG CGCTTTGATGTATTTGGTTACTCTGATGAATGCGTGGGGGACTCAGGAACATGCATGTCCCAGCTGTCTTTCCAAGTCCTTATTTTGATGATCATCAGACCGTTCCCTAGAATTGCCAAAGATCTCATCATACC ACTGATAAGGAAGCTATGGAGAAGTCGACCTAATTGGTGCTGTCGTATAAATGCCTGTCCTTGTGATTGCTGTAATAAAATCAATCGCATCAGCACAGAAGAAGCCAAAGATGTGTTTGAAGCAAACAAGAGGCTGTTGTCCAACTTCTTGGAGCGGGAACGATTGAAGCATCCACTCGGTGACTTCACACTGaatgaatatacagaaaaagtCATCCAGTATGGGTTTCTAATG CTGTTTGCGGCCTCTTTCCCATTGGCCCCCTTGATGGCAATCCTGTTGAACCTGATTGATATACGAATTGATGCTAAGAGAATGCTTTGGAGCAATAGACGCCCTATTGCATATATTCGGCAGGACATAG GCAAGTGGTTTGGTATTCTGAACTTTGTGAACACTGTTGGGGTGATCACCAATGGATTCCTGATAGGTTTTACATCCACCTGGGCCTCTTCCTTTGACCTATCATCCAAACTCTGGATTGTTCTGGGATTTGAg CATATTGTATTTGTTCTGAAGTTTCTCATCGCTTACCTAATTCCTGATGTTCCTAGAGATGTTCAACTTTCAATACGTCGA GAGAAATATCAAGTTGCCAAAATACTAGAGGATGCCAAATACAGCGAAGCTATTAACTATGGGGAATTGGTTCCCAAGCATAAGAAGAAAAG AAAGCACCGATCTTCCAATTATGACACCTTTGTCCAGTTGGATGAAAGTGTTGGGAAACCTAAAGAGGATCTTAAGGATACTGCAATACCAGAGGAAAATGtgttcaaagagacagagtctGCCCCGCAGGAGAAGTCCGATTTCAATCGATCATCATC GGAGGAATCTGTGAAGGAGCAATGGTATGTTGTTAAGAGAGACATAAGCACTCCAAAAGTCGCCAG
- the LOC128191725 gene encoding anoctamin-4-like isoform X6, protein MKKSNGGSMTLVSMSADNSQDESDGEPSFSTFTAVASTVKFRNLRNRHLKRNPQVKAFERRYTELGPALIPEQKRIDYVLVHRNKFSNEYKDDESKREELSRKEAKRERFESALKKEGFDIQKEVIGDNVFVKLHCPFKRLCAEAEMVKMEMPLHGCINYPEERRNCFWRFIEKYFETDNEMDFVSAPFMMDRINLYEGYEDPTHFFRPAIRSMLVDHILLNIDIRSKDERKDKGSVKRPKEKIESSSCCCLPCVDSKEKDNSGDTKIIIGKDEAVDEKIYIPGKIHSLPYLLMKGVYSDSFILHEESECKDDESILKDKYFSEANVDLEENKPKEELETDPRKSLNDTWTVFYKFQPLWKIRNYFGEMIALYFAWVGEMTTSLWIPMLLGFAIFLYGLKVSVEANESKFDIPSNISDSDRLKYEVEALLTTFRSSFDNDVTPYFALIICIWGTMFLERWKRRNAQLAYEWDVDNFEHNEPDRPQFYGLKVKKDPVTQEPNWFYPFKRQILKFTVSVSTLLFMMLIVLVSVVGVIVYRLVTTLEYCPGKSAIQCLITSTLLSAVLNAVSILLLGKLYEILAFKLTEWENHRTQTLYDDALVTKMFAFQFVNSYASCFYIAFFRGRFDVFGYSDECVGDSGTCMSQLSFQVLILMIIRPFPRIAKDLIIPLIRKLWRSRPNWCCRINACPCDCCNKINRISTEEAKDVFEANKRLLSNFLERERLKHPLGDFTLNEYTEKVIQYGFLMLFAASFPLAPLMAILLNLIDIRIDAKRMLWSNRRPIAYIRQDIGKWFGILNFVNTVGVITNGFLIGFTSTWASSFDLSSKLWIVLGFEHIVFVLKFLIAYLIPDVPRDVQLSIRREKYQVAKILEDAKYSEAINYGELVPKHKKKRKHRSSNYDTFVQLDESVGKPKEDLKDTAIPEENVFKETESAPQEKSDFNRSSSEESVKEQWYVVKRDISTPKVASARTGGDLSISGVDPKLKNGGSADSIV, encoded by the exons ATGAAGAAATCAAACGGGGGGTCCATGACCCTGGTCAGTATGTCAGCTGACAACAGCCAGGATGAATCCGATGGAGAACCTTCATTTAGTACCTTCACAGCTGTTGCTTCCACCGTCAAGTTCCGCAACCTACGAAATCGTCATCTTAAACGAAATCCGCAGGTCAAAGCCTTTGAACGGCGGTACACAGAATTAGGACCTGCTCTGATTCCTGAACAGAAGCGGATAGACTATGTGCTGGTTCACAGAAATAAGTTCTCAAACGAGTATAAAGATGACGAGAGTAAGAGGGAGGAATTGAGTAGGAAAGAGGCCAAGAGAGAAAGGTTTGAATCTGCTCTGAAGAAGGAGGGATTCGACATTCAGAAGGAAGTCATTGGTGATAATGTGTTTGTCAAATTGCACTGTCCTTTCAAACGCTTATGTGCAGAGGCTGAAATGGTTAAAATGGAAATGCCATTACATGGG TGTATCAATTACCCTGAGGAGCGTCGGAACTGTTTTTGGAGATTTATCGAAAAATACTTTGAAACAGACAATGAAA tGGACTTTGTAAGTGCTCCCTTCATGATGGACAGAATTAACTTGTATGAAGGATATGAAGACCCCACTCATTTCTTTAGACCAGCTATCCGATCAATGCTG GTGGACCACATACTGTTAAATATCGACATAAGGAGTAAAGATGAGAGGAAGGATAAAGGCAGTGTTAAGAGACCTAAAG aaaaaatagagTCAAGTAGCTGTTGTTGCCTTCCTTGTGTAGACTCGAAGGAAAAGGACAATTCTGGGGACACAAAGATAA ttATTGGCAAAGACGAAGCAGTTGATGAAAAAATCTACATCCCTGGGAAAATTCATA GCTTACCATATTTGCTAATGAAGGGTGTATACTCGGATTCCTTCATCCTCCATGAGGAGTCTGAGTGCAAAGACGATGAGTCTATCCTCAAGGACAAATACTTCAGCGAGGCAAATGTAGATTTGGAGGAGAACAAGCCCAAGGAAGAGTTGGAGACAGACCCCCGGAAAAGTCTCAATGATACCTGGACCGTCTTCTATAAGTTCCAGCCACTGTGGAAGATCCGGAACTATTTTGGAGAGATGATTGCCCTGTACTTTGCCTGGGTAGGAGAAATGACCACCAGCTTATGGATCCCAATGTTGTTAGGATTTGCGATATTTTTGTATGGTTTGAAAGTGAG CGTTGAAGCAAATGAATCCAAGTTTGATATTCCATCCAATATTTCAGACTCAGATAG GCTAAAATATGAAGTTGAAGCTCTTTTGACCACCTTTCGGAGTTCTTTTGACAATGATGTCACTCCATATTTTGCCCTGATCATCTGTATATGGG GAACCATGTTTTTGGAGCGATGGAAAAGGAGGAACGCTCAACTGGCTTATGAATGGGATGTGGACAACTTTGAGCATAACGAGCCTGATCGACCCCAGTTTTATGGGTTAAAGGTCAAAAAGGACCCCGTCACTCAGGAACCCAATTGGTTTTATCCATTCAAAAGGCAGATTCTGAAGTTCACCGTCTCAGTTTCTACACTGTTATTTATG ATGCTGATTGTCCTGGTGAGTGTGGTGGGAGTTATTGTGTACCGTCTAGTCACCACCCTCGAGTACTGTCCGGGGAAGAGCGCCATCCAATGTCTGATCACCTCCACTCTCCTGTCTGCCGTTCTCAATGCAGTCTCCATCCTCCTCCTGGGAAAG CTTTATGAAATACTTGCATTCAAACTGACAGAGTGGG AGAACCACAGGACCCAGACCCTCTATGACGACGCTCTGGTCACCAAAATGTTTGCTTTCCAGTTTGTCAACAGTTATGCTTCCTGTTTCTACATTGCATTCTTCAGAGGG CGCTTTGATGTATTTGGTTACTCTGATGAATGCGTGGGGGACTCAGGAACATGCATGTCCCAGCTGTCTTTCCAAGTCCTTATTTTGATGATCATCAGACCGTTCCCTAGAATTGCCAAAGATCTCATCATACC ACTGATAAGGAAGCTATGGAGAAGTCGACCTAATTGGTGCTGTCGTATAAATGCCTGTCCTTGTGATTGCTGTAATAAAATCAATCGCATCAGCACAGAAGAAGCCAAAGATGTGTTTGAAGCAAACAAGAGGCTGTTGTCCAACTTCTTGGAGCGGGAACGATTGAAGCATCCACTCGGTGACTTCACACTGaatgaatatacagaaaaagtCATCCAGTATGGGTTTCTAATG CTGTTTGCGGCCTCTTTCCCATTGGCCCCCTTGATGGCAATCCTGTTGAACCTGATTGATATACGAATTGATGCTAAGAGAATGCTTTGGAGCAATAGACGCCCTATTGCATATATTCGGCAGGACATAG GCAAGTGGTTTGGTATTCTGAACTTTGTGAACACTGTTGGGGTGATCACCAATGGATTCCTGATAGGTTTTACATCCACCTGGGCCTCTTCCTTTGACCTATCATCCAAACTCTGGATTGTTCTGGGATTTGAg CATATTGTATTTGTTCTGAAGTTTCTCATCGCTTACCTAATTCCTGATGTTCCTAGAGATGTTCAACTTTCAATACGTCGA GAGAAATATCAAGTTGCCAAAATACTAGAGGATGCCAAATACAGCGAAGCTATTAACTATGGGGAATTGGTTCCCAAGCATAAGAAGAAAAG AAAGCACCGATCTTCCAATTATGACACCTTTGTCCAGTTGGATGAAAGTGTTGGGAAACCTAAAGAGGATCTTAAGGATACTGCAATACCAGAGGAAAATGtgttcaaagagacagagtctGCCCCGCAGGAGAAGTCCGATTTCAATCGATCATCATC GGAGGAATCTGTGAAGGAGCAATGGTATGTTGTTAAGAGAGACATAAGCACTCCAAAAGTCGCCAG